Within Planococcus citri chromosome 2, ihPlaCitr1.1, whole genome shotgun sequence, the genomic segment GTGTTGTGGATTAGGATATAAAAGTGTAACAATGAGTATAGGTTTGTTGCTGCTGATAATTGTTTTTATGATGATTAAGACAGACAAATTGGTATGCGGTGTGCTCTCATATAAAACAGCCTCCGTAATATTGCTAGGTTTTCCTGTGGTAAGTTTCCTCCTTGATAGTTTTAAGCATTCAGCTTTAGTTGCTAGTTTTTTGGTGTCAAATTGTTCTTGGTTTGGCACAGTTATCACAGTATTTCCTTATCCATCAAATTATCCTTTCTTATAAGAAAAATGGTCTCCATTAACTCCATTattctatttctttttctttatttttttttagctgagtTTTATTCAAGCCTTCCTCTCAAAATACATCGAAGCAGGTAAATTGAATTCCTTggttatatgtaggtacctagtcttATTTTGAATCGAATGATGTCCATATTTAATGCTAATCAATTGCTCGATGACGTACCTAGATAATTATGATATAGGAGCAGGTACTAAAGATTTTTTACttattgttttataatttttttctacagagAACTCTTTTGAGGTTCACGTGAATGActttatgttttttgtttttgtatgtacttgccTAAGCGCACTGATTGGAATTGAACTCGTGAGTGGTGACTACCTGTACTTTTATTTCGTtattgtcaactttttaaatagTTACCTATTCAATTAATGAtataatattttcagaaaaaggtATCTCTTACTACGCCGATCCTTTTGGCATTACTGTTAATAATTTTTGCTTTGTTGGCTACTTGCATTCAATATATCGTcggttattttgattttacgaAAGGTCAATTCAGTAGCCGTTTTGTCAGCGTACAATTCCAGTATGCTTTGATTGCTGGTAAGTAAATGTATCAaagattatttaaattttaattcgtcagcgatctcattttttttcaaattatgaaaattatttcgcaattatttacctacatttttatctCCATataaatgtacgagtactttgTCAACGAAAAAGTGACTGTAAAAACTGACAGCTCAATATGTGAAATCAAtctgttggaaaatttatgaaatttaaaaaaataagcaaatcaATTCAGcatgatgattttgaaaaaaaatacccactggcgtaggtaattttttcctgTAAATTTTCATGTCTAAAATGCACTATAGGTAGCATACTTAATTACTCACTTATTTACCCCCTCATCTTACCTATACATACCGGACCCAGTTCAATattgtttagaaaaattgtttccattttttttttttttttacagaactCGTGTCACTTTACGCTTTCCAAATAATTTTCACTCTTTTCATGGACCTGTTTGGTGAAGATCTGCCATCCAAATCGAAACAAACATCTAAATCGAAGCCATCGTCTGATGCACCGATACTTAATGTTTGAGAGACAATCAGCGCGTTAAATTGCCACCGTTTGGGTTGTAGGCTCATTtggattttcaatgttttaaattaagtacctatctgtGCCTAAGTTACTGTTTTAAATGTTTATGATTacttacctatcaaaaaataatgatacctaaaaattcatcaatataagtacctatactaatAAGGATAATGAATGTATTATGGCATGCAACgtaatttttgattactttttaaacaatacaattttctcagatttaaaattttaatgtaacaAAATTATGTACGAAAGGTTTCAGGAAGAAAtatcaagttgatattttccTTGAGCTGGGATGAAAAAtagagtacctatgtacttaaaGAAAAATTGACGGCCGAGTGACCTCAAGACTAAGAGGTTTGTGATGAGCTGttacaattatttttggaattgtatggtcgaaattcgaatttttagaCTATTCCAAAAACCGGAAGAATTCCAATATGTATCACGTTTTACGActttcatgggggggggggggatttttgacagtttttcagAGCGGAAgtaaattggctaaaaatcaaaatttttccgcCTTTGGACCCATGTGAGATCGGCAATTATGCAATTGGACAGCTCATTAGCTATAAATTTTGTGGCTGACTACATCGAAGGTCTTCTcactattgaaaaaatcggtgaaaaaatttcaagtgcagaagttcatttttcgatttttgaaaattctaattcaGGTCATTTTTCAGATGGATAgataaaccaaattttgaatctaATTCAGgtagaagaatgaaaatctatTTATTTCTATAGACCTTTTGAATCAATTAGTGGAGATTTCGAGACATTTTTGGAGTCTGCGctgaagtttttaatttttatacttcaAAGAAATGCTCATAAGAAGGGCCAGGTACATAGAATGAAATTCCAGCATATGTACCAAGAAATCGGACTAATCTTTGTAAACCCTTTCAGTTGGTTTAGgcacaaattgtcaaaaataaattattgctACGTATAagtattccaaattttaaaatttctcaaccaatttttcgaagaaaaaaattaaaaatctgccTCCAACGAACGAACCAGCATGGAAATACGAAATATCCAAAATCGATTGTTGACCTTTTTGGATTAGGTATTTGGAAGATCCAAatatttttcggtatttttattcaattttttgaaaaaatgcatgaatTAATCGAATGAGTTCAAATTGCATATAGTGAtggtttcaaacaattttgaaacctCTGACAGATTCTTGAATTTTCCAGTCTTATTGTTagaaaaattgccacaaaaaggGAAAAGTGTAATTGACTTACCCATAAACTCAAATACATCGTCCTTGTTGAATTTTGTGGCTATTTCAATCCATTTCCAagggtttgaaatttcaatttttcttttttttttgacagcttTAGATAGCcttcaaaaatcatttgaaaaagcTTTACGTGGCTGAAAATAAGAATACAAATCAACTTCCAGCTTTCCATGTAcgtgaattaaataaaatttgatttttccagcctGAAAATAACtcgtcaaatttgaattttcaagaactcTTTGAGAATAAGAAcatggtttttattggcgcaatgtattcaatacactaaggcgacaaaaacgtgatatgaattttttaaaaccggttcattaatttgcaaccagttgacaaaaaatagccgaaaattggatatagagaaaaaagcctgaaacaaaagttgtagagcgtgaaaaattgaaccattttcgctgatcagattttaaaaccggttccttaatttgcaaccagttatcaaaaattaccttaaaattggagatcgagaaaaaaacttgaaacaaaagttgtagagtgtgaaaaataacacaattctgtctaatcatattttaaaaccggttcactggttcgcatttagcaaccagtttttgacaatcacctaaaaattgaaggtgaagaaaaaaacttgaaacgatAGTTGTAGAGcgcgaaaattgaacaatttttgctgattggattttgaaaccggttcactaatTTGCAgccagttattgaaaattttccatggcTAATAATTTGCAACATGTAACTttcgatggcttgctgcgaattaatgaactggttgcaaaatctgattagcgaaaacagttcaatttttcacacactacaacttatgtttcaatttttttctcaatctttaatttttaggtgattgtcaaaaactggttgctaaatgcgaaacAATGAACTgctttcaaaatgtgattgaacagaattgtgtaatttttcacgccctacagttttgtttccagcttttttctctatctacaatttttaggtgattgtcaaaaactggttgctaaatgcgaaccagtaaaccggtttcaaaatgtgattgaacagaattgtgtaatttttcactccccacaacttttgtttcaagcttttttctcgatctccaacttttaggtaattttcgataactggttggaaattaatgaaccggtttcaaaatctgatctgagaaaatggttaaatttttcaCGATCTACAACTTTTGGTTCAAGCtgttttctctatctccaatttttaggtgattgtcaataACTGGTTGCTACATGCGTACCagtaaaccggtttcaaaatgtgatgaatcagaattgtgtgatttttgaCGCTCTACAACCTTTGTTTCAAGCTCTTTTCTCTATCCACAatgtttgggtattttttgttaactgattgcaaattaatgaaccggtttcaaaaattcatatcacgttttggTCGCctcagtgtgtagaatacattgcgccaataaaaaccagttcaatttttttgaccaaaccggtttttcaatttgtggacaccctgtgcatgcacctgaaattttcaaggtcgcttttgaaagcgcTTATTTTTCCTCACTCAACgctgcttcattcatctcgccaACTTTTTCCACTTAGAAATTAAAGCCACTGAGTACTACTTTTGTGCCATAAGCtgtatctataggtacctatggatataatgcaattttttcacccaaagtatgcaaaaatttcagttcgagtGATGTGAGTATtcttgaaaagaattttttaagctgaaaaacatgaaaaatgttgattaaaaaaaaaatgaacccagtgatcaaaaaatacatttaaaaaaaataggcaatGAAAGTCATTTATAAATTCATACTTAAAAGAAgtacataaaagaaaaaaatagaaattagaaGAAACCTTGacaatgaaggaaaaaatataaataaaaaatgcgCCAGTAGAtaggtaaaaaatgaaatacaattcaatgtttcgagaaaaaattttttgatgacattttaagtaggtaagtctAGGTAAGTAAGCTCgagtctttttatttttttaggggggcaatttcaaaaaaaaagcttgataGAAGAACGTTTAAAAACATCATTGAGATgataacctacctacctataacctataattatgtattttgaaaacttcagctATCTATGGTTAAATATGGGTCATTTATTCATCATTTATCTAATTACCTATACGTGATAAGGCAACGATTAAGAATTAGATATAAATACGTtgataatgatgaaaataatgaagttttcattctaaaattaggtaggtacatgtataagaataaaaaagaaatcaagttgaaatgaaattcgcgTAATCGAAGTGTTGGTTCTGTGTTCCGTGTTGTGGTTAGGATACGTATAGATACCTACAAGACGTGTACCTAACAATGTGCATAAGTTGGCTGctgtttttaatcattttcatgATGATTAACCTGATTAACCAggttaacaaaaaaaaattattatgggGTGGGTTTTCATATGAAACAGCCACCATAATATTGCTATGTTTTCCTGTGGTAAGTTTCCTGCTTGACAGTTttaaatttcggctttacaaTGATTAATTTTTCGGTGTCAAATTGTTCCCAGTTTGGCACACATACATAATTATCACAGTATTTCCATCGTCGCCTCTTATTAGAAAAACGATCTCCATTAACTGGATTATTCAATTCtaccttttcatttttttttttttcagataactttttttcaatccgttttgacaAGATGGGTCGAATCAGGTAAATTTAATTCCTATATTGAATCATTACTATGAGCATAAGCCTACTTTGAATCGTAAGATGTCTATTTTTGCACTAATCAATTGCTTAAGTAtctatatatttatatataatattgaaaagatttttaatcagatctattgtaattttttctacagagaattttttcgaagagCTTCAATTCAAAGACTTAACAATGTTTATTATTGTATGTGCTTGCATTAGCGGAATTATTGGAATTGAATTGGTAAGTGTTGACTATttaagtatataggtacttttatttCGTTAGatatgccaattttttcaatattaaattaatgaaatgataTTTTCAGAGAAAGTTCTCTCTTGTGCGGCCTGCCTATCTCGCTATTTGGATCATGATTGTCGCTTGCTTTGCTTATTGCATTCAAGCTATCGTATCtcgttttgatttcaaaaaaggtgAATTCAGTAGCCGTTTTGTCAGCATACAATTCCAGTATGCTGTGATTGTTGGTAAGTAAACGTTTTaaagatttgaatttcatcaactttgtcAATAAAAAAGAGTAAGGTAAGTTACTGCAAAAACTGGCTGCTCAAtatctgaaatcaattttttgaaaaatttccgaaatttacaaaaataaaagaattaatttagaaaaattgttaccatttttttttttttttttttacagaattcgTATCAATTTACGCTTTTCTAATAATGTCGACTGTTATCGTGGACCTGGTTCGGGAACATCTGCCATCCATATCGACACAAACATCTACGAGTAAATCGATTAAGCCATCGTCTGAAGTGCCGATAGTTAATGTTTGAGAAACAATCTCGACATTATTTGGATTTTCAATGCTTTAAATTAAGAATCTCTGCTTATAAATGACTGTTTTAAatgtttaatattatttttaaaaataatgatgaaaattaatcgTTGCATTACTTATGGTAGGTATGCATAGACCTTTTTACacaaaactttttaatttcaaaaaaaaaaaaaaattgaaaaaattaaaaattaaattttggatttgaaacgggtggaaacaaattttgaaaacttttgccaaaaatcagaaaatctatGGTATGAATTATAcagctgggatttttatgcagaaatatggtgaaaataaatgcaatattttatgcaaatttttccacccaaattatgcaaaaaaatatgcaaaaatttcagtttgagtgACGAATTTGggaaaagaattttttaaagttgaaaaacatgaaaactgtcaattcaaaacaaaatgaacccgGTGAtcaaataatacatttttatttctaaaaaaaatgggcgaaaaaagtcatttataaattcataattcataaaatcaagaagtaaaagaaaaaaaatataatttagaataattaagAAACTT encodes:
- the LOC135834696 gene encoding uncharacterized protein LOC135834696 produces the protein MSIGLLLLIIVFMMIKTDKLVCGVLSYKTASVILLGFPVLSFIQAFLSKYIEAENSFEVHVNDFMFFVFVCTCLSALIGIELKKVSLTTPILLALLLIIFALLATCIQYIVGYFDFTKGQFSSRFVSVQFQYALIAELVSLYAFQIIFTLFMDLFGEDLPSKSKQTSKSKPSSDAPILNV
- the LOC135834697 gene encoding uncharacterized protein LOC135834697, giving the protein MCISWLLFLIIFMMINLINQVNKKKLLWGGFSYETATIILLCFPVITFFQSVLTRWVESENFFEELQFKDLTMFIIVCACISGIIGIELRKFSLVRPAYLAIWIMIVACFAYCIQAIVSRFDFKKGEFSSRFVSIQFQYAVIVEFVSIYAFLIMSTVIVDLVREHLPSISTQTSTSKSIKPSSEVPIVNV